CGAAACCAGGAAACAGAAACGAGAGATTGTATATAAGATCATACCAGAGGCGATAAAGGGTAGCGATTGAATGgcataaaaattgaattaaagaaGGTTTTTGGAAAGGACGACGAAAATGGAGGAGGGTTGAGCCGTTGTAAGGGCACAAGAAAGCCGGAATTTTCAATGGAAACAGAGGCAATAGATAGGGCTCTCAGCCTGTGAGGTGGGTTTTCGAATTTCGTCGTGTAACCAAAAgcagaggaaaagaaaatcaatcaaaccaacaaacaaacaaacaaaaaaacaaccgAAAATGTccgatttttttaatatttttaaaaagaatgatttcgaatttgaatattcataaataaatattgtgtttttttctttaatgtaaCGTTGTGAACCGAAAGGGGAATGTgtatattaaacaaaaagacaagttttttttttagtttaatgattattttgaaaaatagagcCGGCTATGACTGACGAACACGATGGAATTAGACATATCTATTTTATATGTCGGGTCGGAGTCCTATAGGACTCATTTCAAATAGAGATGGAATTGCTCGTTTAAATAGAGAATGGAAAGGGagtagataatattttttctattaatacACGAAGTCGGGGACGAGATTATATTATCCATCTCTGTCCCTGCCGAATTCTCCGTCtcacttaatataaatatattttcaatttgtttatattaaaaataaatagttaattaattttgaaactatattaaagtatgttataatattaaaattcgaatttttagaaattatgtttcgtaaaatattgtatatatgtttttttttatcaaatatatccctatattaagatttttttacccatgttataaaaatgaaaattttaaaataattttaattttttttaatataaaccAGTAAAAAATACTCGCATAAACTTTAtctccacaaaaataaatgaaaatttgttgcgagaacaataaatgaaataaatagcGGAGACAGAGACAGGGAAGAGTTTAGATTTACCACATATGTAATGTCCATAATACCCTCATTCACGATGTAACAACCTGAtcggactttcatccaacatctcccctcgaacaaagtacatctcCCCTTAATTAAGGCTCAACTCcgttttcttttggagtcctttattcgacatttgaggattctattgacatgagtttagagcatgactctaataccatattagaTAAATACGGCTCTCCACAATAGcatgatattgtttactttgagcataaactctcgtgattttattttgagtttttcaaaAGGCGAATATTccaaattcatgatcattccttaaaattaatcgatgtgggactttcatcgaACACCAGGATGACGTAGGAATTAAAGGAGTatataagaaagaaatagattAGATTAAGGGGACAGGATTTGATGACATCGAGATGGGtacccttttcatttcttggCTACAAAGCTAACATAATCTTGATGAACTAAAGTGGCCATCTCAATTGACAATTATGGACATGCCACGTCCTTCATTTTATCCGTTTGGACGGATGGAGGGTGGGGATTTTATTGGGAACATAAATTCAGATCCTCGAAATAAGGagatttaattctaattttaattaagtaTGATATTGTGTGTTTGGATTCACATAccccaaataaaataaaacaaaaacaatatataataataacattacCATATACAATTTTCCATACATcattaaatattcttcaaaattacaaaattatccatttttgccaaataataataataataataattttaagggtattaaatattttttgaaaaatagtaaaatatcagttaatttatacattttgCATAAATTACTCTTTAATTAGTATAATCTAGATGACATTTAGGGTAACATCCatatttaatctaataattgaaaaacacatacaatggagaaagaaatataaataataataaaaaagattttaaatgatatttaaaagctctaacatatatataaatttattttcttcctactactactaataataataataataaaaaagattgttttttttttgttttttataggagaaaaagaaatggttgAAAGTCAAGAAAGTCCTCGGGCGCAACGCATGGCGTGTAATTTTGGACCTAAACCTTCCCTCCCAACACGCACTGCAATGTCCAATGTCCTCATTAATTTGCATGCCCCATTACTAAccagaagaaaaacataaactcTTGTGACTTTGATCGTTCACTAAATTAGGCAATGTAAGACTTTCTTCCGAGCATCTCATAAAATGTTTGGTTAACAACAAAACTAAGATGTGTATATAGAAGAGAAGTATGATGAAATGAAGAGGAAATGGAAGTGAAAAGAAATGCCTGGCCTTCCCATGTACGCCGCCGCTGTGAGAGAGTGGGTCAACAGTGTTGATGTGGGAGGAAGAAGTCTTCAAATGGGTGCCTGAAGGAACGCTTCCTTTTGCTCTTCATATTctcaagaagaagaggaggaggaggagggaggAGGGTTTGGTGTTGGTGGGGTTTTGAAAGGGAGAGGTAGCATAGTTAAAATGGTTGTGTGTTGaggttatattataaaatttgggCCAAAAACAAAGGCGGGGAGAGGGTAGGAGAGGCCTTTTTGTTGCACGCCTTGGGGCTGCTCACCTtgtctttctccttcctcacaacaacaaacaaacaaacaaacaaacaaataaataaatgcctATTTTCTTGTgtaataataaatgagaaatggGGACATTTTAGACACCAAAGATCCAACCATGCTGCTCTATTTAGCTAACACAACATTGACTAAATCACATGTCTCCTCACCCAATTTCAGGCTCATGCTTTTATTCCAAGATTCCCAGTAGGTAGGGTTAATTACAAACTCCAAATGAGAGACAGGGAGCCAAAATCCAAGCACACacctaatagatattgtttttaaaatgaacaggttttcacacccttttaaaaaatgttttgttcccttttcTAACTGATGTGACatctctcaatccacccctttcaggcCCTATCGTCCTTGCTaacactcattcctctctccattgaatgtgagatctcacaattcactccctttcATGACTCAgtgttcttactggcacaccacctggtgtttgactctaatatcatttgtaactcATCCTCAGATTATATGGTCcttgactctaatatcatttgtaaaatcttaaatccaccgctaacagatattgtctctttgtACTtagttggtatcaaagctaagGAGATCAGAGATTCAACTCCCTACATtttgatgatatgactaataGAGGAAGATTATAGTCTAAAATCTcgcatcaattggagagaggaacgagtgccaacgaaaACACTGGGCTCAGCCCATTGAgagatcctacgtcggttggagagggaaacaaaacattttttttttataatggtatgaaaacctctctctagccgATGCAGTTTAAAAACCTTAGATAAAACCCAAAAGGAATagtccaaagatgacaatatttgatagcagtgaattaattgaatatatatattcgaagGAATTTTTATTTCGCGTGagttatctttaaaaaaaattggataataCCGTTTGTAACAGTTTGGTGCTCTCGttgtgtttggctctaataccgtTTGTAACCGTTTAAACCCACTTCTAATAGAAATTGTGAACGTAAAACGAAcgacataatatatatatttcacaTGTAAGAGTAGCGTAGTAGTGAAGGGAACTAACCCTTCTATTGTAGGGCACTATGACCCTtcattcttaattatttattcattttccttCCCTCCTACCTTATTCTTTGTACCACCACActtacacacacacactaaTCACTTCCCACCTCCACCGCGGCCCCatccacctccacctccaccaccgCCCCATCCGCCTCCATGTCCGCCTCCATGTCCGCCTCCATGTCCGCCTCCACCTCGCCATCCGCCGTGGCCTCCCCATCTATGTGCGGCTGCTTCCACTTCTGCACGCTCCTGTTGCGCCTCTCCATTGGTGTTGGCATTGGTATTGGCCTGCGCTTCTGCAGCGCTTCCGCAGCATTTCACGCAGCGATACCCATACCGTTTGCAGCATCCGTGGTAGCAGTGTAGCTTCGACTCTTCCACGGTATTTGCATTTGCTCCTACATTAATTCATTCGTTAAACGAACACTACATTAATTCATTCGTTAAACGAACACTACATTAATTCATTCGTTAAACGAACACGactacaatgatatgatattgtccactttgagcatcagctctcatggctttgctttgggctttccaaaaggcctcatactaatggagagattatttttttgtttataaactcatgatcattccctataTTAGCAAGTACCGAACAAAgcacgcctccccttaatcgagactagACTCCTtcggagtcttagtcattttttattgcCTTCGtaccttcgaggaggctcgactcctttttcttgttggagtcctttgttccacatctgaggatttaccaatctattggcatgactaagtttagggcatgactctataCCATGTTAAACGAATATGACTCTCCATAATtgtataatattgtctactttgagcataagctctcgtgactttgctttgggcttctccagaATGCttcataataatataaagagtattctttttttataaactcatgatcattccctaaatctGAGAGGTGAGACTTTCaccatccaacacctcccttcgaacaaagcACACCTCCCTTAAttaaggctcgactcctttggagtagtcattttttactgacTTCGTACCTTCGAGGAgacttgactcctttttcttaaGGAGTctgagtcattttttactgccttcttACTTTCGAAGAGGtttgacttctttttcttaaggagtcttagtcattttttactgccttcgtaCCTTCGaagaggcttgactcctttttcttgttggagttctttgttcgacatctgagaatttaccaatctattggcacgactaagtttagggcatgactctgataccatgttaaacgaatacgactctccacaatagtatgatattgtctactttgagcataagctctcatgggtttacttttggcttccccaaaaggacTCGTACCCATGGAAaaagtattctttgtttataaacgcatgatcattccctaaataaTCGAGATGAGACtatcatcatccaacacattcAGAACCCAACAACCAATTATCAATAATActtaaagatttaaatttatttgatcatTATTGGCGCAATTAATTACAATACCTTCAGCTTTGTCAGGCTGCTGTTGGCTGCCTTCGGACACTGCCGACGCAGAAACAGAGATAGAGACCAACAAGAACAGCAACAGACACGCAACCACAACAGCTTTGGACTTCATTGTATTCTTCAGTTccggaaagaaaaagaaaagatggtGTAATCTTGGAACAAGATGGGGGTGTATTTATATGGTGGGGGACAGGGATGgatatgttatgaatgttTTGGTTGATTGGAGTGCCTTCGGTCAAAGGCTTATCGGCTTTCGTTTGATTACAAGAACCTGGGCTATGGCCAGAAGGTTAGACCTACGTGTATGGGTTTGGGCTATGTCGGGGGTTCATTTACTGCCAAATGGCAAATCAAAGCTGCCTTGTTCTGCCAAgtgtttcttctattttttttttttttttttttttttttttttttttttttttNAGTTTGACTCTTCCTGCGTTTCTTTTCCTTCGTGTTGTGCCTGCAAATGCCCACTACACCATCAAATTTGACTTttccttaatattttttaatattttttaagagtaAAGAAGGTTTCATTTTCTGTATGAGATTTCATAATCCATTCTTTTCAGGTCCAGCATATTCACGGACACTTGTTCCATTCTCCAAACGATGTGAAACGCCTCAATTTACCTCCTTTGagacccagtgtccttgctggcacaccacctcatgtccaccACTTCCAAACGATGTGAAACGCCCCAATTTACCTCCTTTGAGacctagtgtccttgctggcacaccacctcatgtccaccTCTTCGAGACTCAACCTTTTTGCTGCCACATCGCCCGTTAActtaactctaataccatttgtaacgatttaAGTCCACGCTGCCTGGTAACCCAACTCTAAGAATAATCCCCTCAAACATCACACTTTTAGAATAATCCCGAGATTTACAAACCTTTAAGTTCTaaagtacaaaattaaatgatttataaaatttatttgattccaTTTACACCCCTATCCACTTCTCTTCCTATTAAAGAAACACATCCAATTGTCCCTAAAATTCTACAATGCTTCAATCCTTGATGTTGGCTTTTCCtaattactttaaatattaAGGCTTTCATACTAAGATGTGAagttttttatattcattttcataGTGATacaaattaatcaatttttttaaaaaaattaaattaataaaccaATAAAAGGCGAGAAAGTATAAAATCTCGAAATAACCAATGAAAACTAAAGCTGAAAATCTAAACTCAAAAGCTAAAAATgccataaatattattttttccaacCAGCCATAGATGTTTATAGTCTCTAATTATAAAAGGGAAGGGTACAAAAATctttaaactcaaaatttatgcacattttttaatctaagaCTGACGAAATAGCTCACCCCTCCAACCATGGGGGTTAccaaacatcaataataatcACTCGAACCCTAAATCTTATCAATATCTTCATCCTCAAACTCCAGATAATCATCAACCCCACCATCATCCTCGTCGTCGATTCCGCCAGCGATACCCTCGTTGAGGCGGGTGTTCTCAGGAAGCTCTCCATATGCCTTCAACAGCCTTGCTTCATCAGGCATGTACTTGAGGATAACATCAGCTTTATCATCCTGATAGTCGCGAAGACCAACGAGTATTATATCACCAGCTGCAATCCAGACCTTCTTGTGCATCTTCCCTCGGATATGGCAAAGACGCTTCGACCCGTCGATGCACATTGCCTCACACCGACCGTTCCCCAACATTCTGAGAACTTGTGCATACTCCTGACCATCTTCCTTGAACACAAGCTCGCGCTTCTCATCATCTGCTTCGttctttcctctcttcctGTTCTTTCCTCCCTTTCCCTTGTTCTTTGGCATGTTTGCTGTTTCTAACCGTCATACATAGAAGTGCAAATATCAGCAATTGTGATACCAATAACATAAAAGATCCTCGCACAATTCAAACCTTGCGCACTAAATATAATCAAgttatacaaataataatctCACGCATTCATCTTGCTGCTAGTTATACAGAGCatgaaaaatacaaacaatGATCACTTGACAGTTGCAGCAGCAATTATAAATGTTAATATTGGCCACTTGTTCCCATAAgccctaataaaaaaaattgaagtcaaCCCTCAAGCGCCCACCACAAGTGAACCAAAGatatgatgaaaaaaaaaacgaagaacgTAGTATAAAACCATTCAATAGCTAAAAGAATTGAACCACAAAATCATTATCCTTCCTAGAATCAGAGCGAGTAAAAACGACGCAACTGGAATCGTAAACGAGTTCATCGataaacaaaatagaaaacctAGAAACTAAAATCAACGATCTCTATCTAATAGAAAGCACGAATCCTTTTCAATCGCATTAGAAAGGAGTACACATAACGCATCAGCTTATCATATAATCCCCTCGGAAACAGTCATCGTAACAACTTAACACATCCAGCAAAttcaatacaaaaattaaacagCCACACAACATTGAAACAAATATCGACCACAAAGCTGATGATAACcttaataaatataagaaatcaagaaaaatagcTCCAAATACAATATATGCCCACCTTTACCAAAGAAGAGAAGGCGAAGGCGAAGCAGAGGCAGGAGCAAAAGCTTGTGGAAATCAAGGCGAACACGCAAGAACGAGAGCCCTAGGATGCGCTTTTCGTTATTTATAGGGAGAAGGTTAGAGTCGGTGCCCCGAATCAAACCGAAAAGTCTTGGGCCGGTGAACTGTCACAACTCAGGCCCAGCCCAGCATCAAAACAATGGATAAATTTACATGTATACCCTAATTGCTACTCGTATTATCAAAAATGCCCTTGAAATaacaaattgatatttaattttaaatttcaaataattccaacactaattataataatggtttagattagaatttttttttttttttttttttaaaaaaactccGATCTTTCGATTTTATCAATCGTCTTAtctcatttataaaaaaaaattatttttccgaacaaaatatttacataTCCTAATGTCATTTTAAATCGGACCGAAcaactttaattaatattcataaagaAACATGATCATGTTCAACATCTTcgattataaatatatattttttaaaaggggAGAATATAGAgtattttgaagtttaatATAATGAATGGAATCAAACATTTCGTGTCGTCGCCTACAACTTGTTCTATATTGTTCTTATGATGTAAAGATGGTTACGATGGAATCTGTCCATCTGGGACGGAGGACTCGTAGTATCTCTCTAGATCTGGCAAAAGCGAACGACCTCCTAACGTAATTCGAATGGGGGCGAACATTGAAAAGCACTCAAACTTCAATAACcattcattcatatttcattctGGTTTTCCAGATTTTTgcacagaacagaacagaagagaagaacagaagagaagagaagaaagcatTCGACTCTTACATTATTCAGTTTTCATTATACCATATATTGCGTGGGAAGTTCATCATTTCTTCCCACTCTTCTTCAGCCCAGCACCTCCAAAGGCCCCCTTCTGTTGGGCCTTCGCTTTCAGCTCTCTCAGCGCCTGTAATTCCATTAAACAACTCTCAAGTTTATATAGCTACCCATGGCACAGTTTCATGTTCAAACTTCAAGCTGTCTCACCTTTTCCTCGtccttcttcttttgcttATTCGCCAGATCAACCTGTTCATCACAAAATCCACTCAGTTTCATATTCCAATGCTTACTTACCTCACTACTAAACACatcttttcatcattttgtttcaaaattatagaCATCCCTGATAACAACATGGCTATCCTCGTAGACTCGAAGGTTCTTGGTATCGAGGGCCTGGTTCACACAGATGTGCTCGAGAGTCGACTACATAACTTACCCAATTGGCAGCCCATAGTCGCCTTCTTTCGACTCGAAATGAGATGCATCTTCTACAAAGGAGCATGGACTTTGTTTCTCATCTCTATCAAACTACAACCCATG
The Cucurbita pepo subsp. pepo cultivar mu-cu-16 chromosome LG16, ASM280686v2, whole genome shotgun sequence genome window above contains:
- the LOC111777694 gene encoding cold and drought-regulated protein CORA-like; protein product: MKSKAVVVACLLLFLLVSISVSASAVSEGSQQQPDKAEGANANTVEESKLHCYHGCCKRYGYRCVKCCGSAAEAQANTNANTNGEAQQERAEVEAAAHRWGGHGGWRGGGGHGGGHGGGHGGGWGGGGGGGGWGRGGGGK
- the LOC111777853 gene encoding eukaryotic translation initiation factor 1A-like is translated as MPKNKGKGGKNRKRGKNEADDEKRELVFKEDGQEYAQVLRMLGNGRCEAMCIDGSKRLCHIRGKMHKKVWIAAGDIILVGLRDYQDDKADVILKYMPDEARLLKAYGELPENTRLNEGIAGGIDDEDDGGVDDYLEFEDEDIDKI